Part of the Vigna radiata var. radiata cultivar VC1973A chromosome 11, Vradiata_ver6, whole genome shotgun sequence genome is shown below.
TATAACATGTAATTAAGTAATGTTAAattatgttgtttgatttgtCGAGTGATTTTGTATTTTGTGAATAGAAGAATTCTAGGttgagtaattatttaaattaatgcTATTTGAGAAgtgttttgtaataattataaagttgaaaaaaagttagaagTGTAAATATGGGAAATTGAGAAGCTAAATTTTGCCAATTTACAACTCTACTGTCATGGCGTTGAGTAATAGCATAATGCGTTGAGTGTGAGGTTTAAAATCTCAAGTTTGTGGAATTTTGGTGACAAGACGTTAGGCGGTGGTTCCTGTCGTTGAGTGGTGCTCGAATTAGATAGCTTCAGTGACATTGATTTTGAACGTTAATTTTCACCGTTGAGTACTCTAAAAAGGTTTAAAAGTTCTAACTCTGAGCATTAATCTGTGTCGCTAAGCATTTCCTTAAAATTGAACCCCTATGAACTTCACTATTGAGAGCGCGCCTTGTTACTACTAAAACACATCCTATTGtatattatgttttgttgtttttcgtATCTTTGGTTTTGTaatctattattatattgttgGTAGTTGGatgttattatactttaaaaagtTGTAAATGAGTTACTTGCTGGCTacttttaggaaaaaaatatcatgtgatttttttaatatatacattgatgtatggattaaaacaatgaGAAACTCATTGAATACGtgatatttaacatttatataaatgttataattatatttttaacatattacattgaaaattatttaaattttgtttcaaaaataatttctatacaaatgttataattgatttaaaaataacaattttataattcaaaagataaaaattgaaaacaattttatacaaaatttaaataaataaatttaaaacgttaaaacaaaatttaaataaacttaaaatgattaaaatattcaataaaaatatcaaattgaataaaataattattatatctatatataaaagttaaatttgatcttaaaatattactttaagtttaaaaaagattaaactaaattgaaataaaataatagaaaaaattaaattaatattttcacatATAATGACATCAACTATCAcgtaaatttatttcttttttatgtacCAAGACCCTGGTTTAGAaatgacaatttaaaaaattaaaaattaaaaaatgacacACAAGTTAacatataatacattattaacTCAAAtgattaaattctaattaaaatctaaaaagaataaaagaattaaaggaAGATTTTAAACCATGGATTTGAaaggtaaaattaaaagaaaaagtgaaaatatttgagaagtaaaattgaaataaaggtAACTTATTTATGAGTACATCATACAAATGatattatcttttcttattcAGAGTCAACACAGAAACACAAGGCAAGGTAAGAAAAGTGTTCTGCGTAGCATAGGATTATAAGCAGTTTCATAGTTTGTGATTTGCGAATGAGGGATCGGGAAAGAAGTAAGAAGGGAAAAGTTACGTGTGACGATTGGAGGCACGTGGCGGGAAATGAATAGTGATGTGCGGGAGGATGGGCACGTGGTGCACACGTGTTGAAAGTGAGGAGCGGTGAATGATGGTGTGGAAGGGTGAGAGGGGAACACTGAACAGTGGTCTTTGGGAAAAGCGGGTGTGTTCAGTTGATGACTCCATTGGgcatataataatagtaaacaACAAATCCCGAAAAGAGCATAGAAACCATTTAAAAAGGGGCCACGCCATCATATGATTACGCTGTCAGTGTTGGTGGGCCCGGAACCCTTCGATTTTAGCGAAATGGGACCCACTTTGATTTATGGTACGAAACGACGAAAGAATCTATACAAAAGCATCAGTGACGTTGGAGAAACTCAAATGAGAAGCAAGGTTCAGAGAAAACGCGGAACCCTGGGTTTTGGTTTTAAGGTTTTTAAGAGTTTGGTGGTTTTCGATTCCAAACTCTTCCTCATGGCGCGTGCCTTTCACCACTTCTCTGTCCTCTTTGTAAATTTACGCCAATTTCACCATTATATTTACACACAacctgaaaaaaaataaaaaatgcagtTAGTTACACGTGGAAGTTCTAGCATTGACATTGTCGAAGAACGTTCAACTTCAACATTGCCGCTCAGTAACCTGTACAGCTGTTAGAACAAGACATTCTtgatattttaagaattttttaataattactatcACTTTCGTGtaatcaagataaaaataaggtttaatagttaattttgttcccaggacaaatctcaatttagttctcgttttaaaagtgtttgaaatgagtctttatttttaaaattttgagtcaaattaatcatttttattaaacagAATCAAATAGTCTTAAGGGTTTAATGATTTAGCATAagatctataaaataatatctctctTGCTAAATCATCAAGCtcttaatgtttttgtttccGTTTAAAGGGAGGAACTAATTTGACTCataatgttgaaaataaaaattcatttcaatcacttttaaaacgagggactaaattgagatttgtcaacgaaactgATGACAAAATTcgctattaaacctaaaaataaataaacttcgTGTATACTTAGGTCTTGTCTaaatataaagaatgaaaataaaaaagtaataatattttattaaattatctgGTTAACTATTAAAGTCATAGGTTgattatatgttattataaattatactttatgtAAAACTTATTATCATcttctatatattaattttatactgCAATGTTAAATCGTGAAAATTCTAAAAGGACTAAAtgtgtttataatttttaatttttaagacaaaattaaatcaatttcataatacttttatctaaatttaaaaagtaaatagatataatatatttaatgggataattttattttattttttacttaataagTGACGTTACAGACTGTCATTTGAGatgtaacatatattttataaacggTCCAAACAGAAacgttattataaataatatgatataattaagttatattttatatatatatatatatatatatatatatatatatatatatatataaatagaatgtaagataaaatataatgttagtTTCACGTCAAAATTGACTAAAGCATATTCATCTATTTCTAAAATATACCATAGatagaaatattttatctaCAAACAAAGGAATCACCCATTGTATCTTTCCTGTCGTGATGAGATAGTAACTATGAAGTTGTTTGGGAGGTATGGAttaatacacaaaaataaaattttcccgagaaagaaagtaattaaattttgacaaccgtatattattttaaaagggaattattttttaaagtttaaaacattaattactattgtaataaaataaaaattttaaactgtatttaatttaatgtttttcttccaGTCAAAGGAAGAGGCTCAAGCTCccaaagcatatgaaatttgTTAATGGTCAACCGTGCTAGGCGCGATTTAAATATGGTAGGTCTAGTTTttgaaaaacatcataaaattaaaaacaaaaaaagaattcatatgtttaaaatagtgggaaattgaaattattgattGCTCTGGGTGACCGTTGATGTCAAGTGTTGAATTGTGTGAAAGTTGGAAAAAGTCAGGAAcaattaaatgtgtttttgcaAGTTAGAGAAAAACAAGTCAACTTTAGGCATGGGCTAAGCAATCATCccattatatgttttatttacaatatgtggtttttaatttgtgaaaatgttaaattattttatatcaataatcTCATGTTTTATcgtaataaaaattttaatttaaaaaggtCAAATTCTCACTTTTTCGGGTCAAATTTAAGCTACAAATATTTTCAAcacatcatatttttaatgtttttaaaataaaccaaatataaaaagcaaacattatatatatatatataaactgaCTAAAATCCTTTTTAATGTTTAACAGTGCAAAATAACCTTAAATTCCTTTCAATGGAAGagtatgaataaaaatatggaTCATGCATCCTATGtacatattcttatttttttaattcaatgcAAGGAGTAATGATCATCCTCGTACATGTGAGGAAACAGTTATACATGAACAAAGTTGTGTGCAGTTAGAGAAATAAAGCTGTGAAGTGAAGTCGTGTGTACatgacaaattaaaagaatGGGTGAAGTCTTATTCATGTATATGTAACCTCTGCATAAATAAAGCTGCAAAATAAACTTAacgtaaataaatttaacttgtgtattaagaaaaactaaagCCTAATATGTTCTACTAGGTCGCTAtacgttttttaaaaatgttatttaatattttattataaatataatttgaggTTTCTGAAGTAATATTCATTAATTGCATTGGTTGTGTTACTATGTTTTAGCAATGCATTAATCCCTCAGACGATAATGCAAGACTTGTAGTTAGAGAGAGACTCACATAATTTGTTTATGATTTAGGAATATATCACTCAAACATTAGAGATGACACTAATATATATTGTGACTTATGAATAGTCTTAGatgcttaaatatgattaaagttGTTGATGAAATCATCCTAATATATacttataacatttttaattaagattgattttagttttcttattcCCATAAGTTTTCAATcactttttttgtaattttgaacaAGGTATCTGACTTATCATGCATTTAGTCGAGCTCATATATGTTCTATAAGATCGTGTATAGTTAGTCTAGCTTTCCTTCTGATGGTCGATCtccttgttacatgttccaGTCAGGCTCTCCATGCTCCAATCAAGATTttgtatgtatatacatatgtgtttgttttttatttatatatatatatatatatatatatatatatatatatatatatataaagtttgaaCAAGATAGTTTTAATTGAGTGGTTCCATGACCCTTCATGGATGATACAAGGATGATGATACATGGATGCCTAAGGAGGTGACAAACCTTGTGGGAtgatgataaatttgaaaatctcGGTAAGAAATTTCTCGatcttattattattcaatcaaataaatCTTCAAATagtaagaaattgaaaaaaagaaaattaacttaataataAATGTGTGATATTGTTCTAATATATGAAGGACATACATCaagattaataaatttaagatatgCCAGATGTTgatatttaatgataattatttattatgattgtagtagtttcatgaaaaaaaatatatattttacaattagtcttgatatttaattgaattagtttatttatattcatatacatTAACATATGAATTATCAACTAAAtagaataataacaatatatagaTAACGATTACCTGTGACAGTGAAAAGATGATGCATGATGACAATACCATGATAATATCTGTATTTGTTTACATTATTccacttttatatattaattataataataattgtaacatttcaaaatatatagtataatattataTGGAAGAGTAATcacaatgataaaataatttttaactattatataaagTAAAGTTTTACCGTCATTCCAGAATAACTATAAAAGttaaacttattatatataaacactttatacaaaatttatttacaaacaaAAGCTCTAAAGATGACTACTCCGCAATATCATTTCCATCAAGAGACTACTTCAGGGACACCTCATTCTCCTTTGCTCATACCCACATGATAATCataacaaaaagagaaaaacaaaaaaaacaatacaacaCAAACACAGATAACATGGAAAACTAgaacaaaaacaattaatgatatacgaatacatttaaatttttaaataagataaacaCACAAACATGTCAAACCTAACTAACTTTGTATTTAACCAACCTTTGACTTGACCATCCAGATTAGTATGAATATGTAGATATGACAGTTCGTGCACTTGTTGCGGTGAAACAAATGGTCTACCCCAAGCTACCATACAAAGTTAGTCTGTTATCACTCACCTTAGGTCAAGGAAAAGCCCATAGGTTAGGACTtcctgctattctcacgacATGTCTCACCCCTCTCTACATGAGAATAGGTGACCATTAAAATGTTGGGATGAActccaagactgagcttcccatattcatacttacaaACTCTGACAATCACAACTAAGtaattcctccttggaattctcctCCACACCATTTGAAATCATAAACCTTACTTTGATACTCATATAATATTCATACACAGTCATACATCATccacaaaaaaattactttcattactcaaatcaataaagaacaaagaataaaagaatgcATGATAACCTGAGACAATTGCTCAGTGCACACACTCACTGAGCGACCATAGACTTTACTCACTCAACGACCCAACTCGTTGTGTGAATCCACTAACAATGCCCCAACCTCCAAACCACTCGCTCAACGACCCAAATTGTTGAgcaaattaaattactaatgGTACCAAACCCCACCCTCTCGCTTAGCGCCCCAACTCGCTATGCGATAATCCAGATGTGGTCTAAACCCCAACTCACTTATTGAACGCACACATTCACTAATCGAACAAAACTCACAGTGCTCCCAGATTCAACCATTCGCTCAACGCACCTTCTCGGTATGCGAATCCTCAACCAACGAGCCAACTTCTACAACCACTCGTTGAGCGAAGTGTTTCTAAACCTTACTACCATCATTCTAAAGTGTTTACTAATCATTTCCCATTTCAAAACACAGAATTCATCAACTTATAGACCCAAATCACATTCTACCacttttgacactatttttagCAATTTAGAGACTCAAGCAAGTCTCAATTGACCTACCTAGCCTATTCCAAATTACCAATTCAACACCTATCTcctaattcaaaatttcaatacCCCACTTCCTCGAAACTAACCTAAATCATTACAATGTGactttattcataattaatcCCTCTCAATATAGATTTTTAACCCTTGATACACCCAATAACAGATCAATTCAtaactcaagacaattcaaaatatcaaTTCATGAAATCACACTCAAAAGCATCAATTCACACCATATTCATATATCATAAAACATCATTTCAGTTCAAATAACTCAAGGATCATCTTTTCCACCAACATATACAAgaaattacacaatttaaataatttcctagcttcccttacctctagaaATCTGCACAACTCTACCAATTACTTCGACCGCAACTTAAAACACAAGGAATTTCTAAAAACATCTACAAATCACCGATTGGTGATTAAAGATAaaccttagaacctaaattgagTCAAAAATTGAAGAGAAACACCAATTGAtacatgaaagaaaatattatttgcaCGATCATAAATTAGggaaaaaactaagaaaaagggAACAAAACTTACTTGCTCAAATCAACAATTTGATCGGGTAGACAGGTAGACCTTGACCCTTAATCGTCTAGATACCTCTTGATTATCGAACAAATGACCCAAGGAAAGAAAGAGTAGTGAGAAGTGAGAGAAAGCAAAGAAGATAGTGTTTTAGAGAGATGTAagtattttagataatgaaccgagctttagaaaattctatttatattataagattattttaaaataaaatactcggtctcattattttaatatatttatctactctaatactctattttataGGTTCTTACAATACTGAtggatttttaataaatattttagaaatgtaattctttttatataaatatatacaattttttaaaaatgttaaaatttttaaatatttttaaattaaaaaaaaaaatttaatttatatagatataaaaaaattgagtagGTCAAATCTCCCATGTAACATGAAAGTCCgccaaacacaaaaaaaatatctcaCATGTTTGGTGGTAGAAGCAAAAATTTGTTAAGTAatgtaatgattttatttatttaatattttattatgtataataaTGTCATgattttattcaattgatttacctaatttaaaagaagatgtgaacaaataaaaaaatcttcgAAAGAGGGAGAAAGTATTAACTATGGCTTCATGTACAATTGAGGTTTAAATTCAATGAGCACCGAAGGCCAGAGGCGGGTAGCCCGTGGTCCCATTAATTAACTCTTGAAAAAACCAGAGTAAGAAAGCAGGACATGGTCACATATAAAAGGTCTTtgtccttttatttatttatggttttaAGAGTTTGGTACACTAATCTTAATTTGGTACTTTTttgttattcatatattttaatacaaatacttttaaattttaaaaaataaaataaaataaagtttaataacCAAATACATAGATATTTTAtacacaattattttaaatttaattggaaaactccaaatcttaaaatatatgataattgaaatatatatatatatatatatatatatatatatatatatatatatatatatttattattattattattattattaaaaattgagaGTTACCGTTACTCTTACGCGCAGTGCGTGAGTTTGGTCCTAGAACTTACTTACACCCCACCACAATTTGGCAAGCAAGAGGAGTGGGACATGTGAGGTTTGGTCCAAACTGGGTCCCATCACTTCTCACAGCGCAAACTAACTGTTAAAGATCTTTCCTATTTTGGGTTCAAACCCTCACGTTTTATTCAAACTACAAAACTGCCACAACATCATGACATGAACAGTTCCATTTCTTACACATTGAATGGCATGTCTGTAATTTGGGCTGCCCCTGgaattaataataagaataataaaactttttaaaagctAGATGCAGGTATTTGAGCCAATGGATGCAAAGAGAGGGATTAGTTTTTTGTAATTGCAAGTTATAACCTGCTTCTCTTTATTATTGCCCTCTCGTTTCCGCATTCAACGACCAGAACAAAAAAAACTTCACCTACCACTTTATAAAAcccttctcttctccttttctcaATCACTCTCTGTTCATTGCGTTCCTTCGTTCCTTCCACAAACCACACCCAGGGAAACACTTTTCCTTTTAGTTTCCTAAGAGAAACACTGAAAACAAACCATGGCCGGTTCTTCCAAGAGACATTGTTTCTCCGAAGAGGACGGTTGGATTTCTTCCACGGACCCTGGCTATTCTGGGCACAACTACTCCCATCACAGCCAACATGGTTTTGTTTCTAGAACATTGGGTTTTGCCACTTTCTACAACCGAGGTTTCAGAAGCCCCTCTATTCTTTCCCCAAGATCTGGGAGATTTTATGATGCCAGATTCGAAGATCACCAACCACACTTTCTTGAAGCTTGTTTTCTTTGCAAGAAGCCACTCGGGGATCGAGACATCTTCATGTACAGGTTCAATTTACAGAATTCATCTTCTTGCACCATcgattagttatatatatatatatatatatatatatatatatatatatatatatatatatatataaattacattccTCAATCAGTACCCTTT
Proteins encoded:
- the LOC106777089 gene encoding uncharacterized protein LOC106777089 encodes the protein MAGSSKRHCFSEEDGWISSTDPGYSGHNYSHHSQHGFVSRTLGFATFYNRGFRSPSILSPRSGRFYDARFEDHQPHFLEACFLCKKPLGDRDIFMYRGDTPFCSEECRQEQIERDEAKEKNKNISSMKALRKKEQRKSVSPNKAQNYSFRTGTVAAA